The Candidatus Methanoplasma cognatum genome contains the following window.
GCCGTATCTCATGATCTCATTCAGCATGTCCTTCTTCACGCTGCTCCGGTTATGGTAGCTTCCGCGGTCGGCCGCGCACCAGCGGACAAGCAGAGTGTTTCCTTTATCGTCGACCAGCATGTTGATGTCCATTCCCGTCGATATCATGCTTTTAATGATCCTGGGGATGAGCTTTTCCTCGAATACGGCCGAGTTGACCGTGGCTTTGCTGCCCATATATGCCGCGGCTGTCATACCGCGGCCGTCTTTGAAGGACGGGTCCGCACCGCATGATAGCAGTGCGTCGACAGCGTTTACTTTCAGGAATGAACAGGCGACCGCGAGGGGGGTGCGTCCTCCCAGCTTGTATTCCTCTTCATCCTTCAGACCGTTGAGGTCCGCGCCCGTCAGTGCGATGGCTTTGATCGCTTCGGCGTCCCCTTTCTCGGCCGCCTGATGGAGGGTCATTCCGCCTGCCGTTATGGCGGAACCGTCGTCATCGTCGCTCAGAGTGCCTGACAGATATGCGGCGATCTTCTTGGCGCCGTTCTCCACGGCCAGCTCCAGCATTTTTTCATCGATCTCCACACCGCCTGTGACGAAGGCCTTGACCACGCGGAAATAATCCTCAAGATGCTGGACCGCGGCCTCGAGTTTAAGCTTCGCTTTCTCCGGTGTGTTCGGCATCCATTTGTTGATGTCCTCGGCGATCTCCTCGTCGGTCTTGTTCTGCTCCTTCATGCGGCTGACTCTTTTATCATATTCCCTTTGAGCATTCTCCAGGTCCCTTTCCTTGTATCCGACGTCAAGTATAGCGCTCTTGACGCCAGCGCCGCTTCCGCAGGCGATGTGTATGCCCGTGAGACCTTCTTTGTCCCCCATGTTCAGTTTGACCCCGCGTTCCGCCATCACCTCTACGAATTCGGCCGTCCCATTCTCGGCGGCGTAGTGGTAGCACAGCATGCCTCTGTTCTCATCCTTGCGCAGGGCGCTGACTTTGCTGTCCAGCAGGAATGCCGTCGCCTCCGCGACCGTTCCAGCCTGTTTTGGGATGTGTCTGCTTTCGTTACACATGGCCAGATGGTGCAGGAGCGTGTGTGCGTATTTGTCCGTTGCCGCCGGCGACACTCCGGCCTCGAACAGTAACTTCAGGGCTTCGGTGTGGGCAAAGTCGGCGGCGAGGAAGGCCAGTTCATTCAGCAGGTTCTCGTCCTTGTTCTCTGCGATCGCTTTTCTGTATCCCTCAAGTGCCGCCTCGCGGCCCTCTCTCTCATATTTTCTCTTGACCTCTGCGTACATACCGGCACTTTCCTGACGTCTTTATTCCGATGTTCAAAGATTGCTGATGGGGTACTTATCCAGGAACGCCCTCTTTTCGGTCAGCAACTCCAGTGCGCATATGAACGGCTCCTGATGGACACCAAGAGCGATAGCGCGGCCAAGGAGCACTGATACAACATACTCATCCCATGTCTTGAACAGCGGTTTGATCTGCGCCGCCGCCCTTTTCATGTATTCCCACGCCTCGTCCTCTTTGATATAGCCTACGTGCGTGCATATGCGGGCGAGGAGACCGACGCGGTCCAGGTCCCATGCGCGGATCGTCTTGCACCCTGTGACCATGCTTTCCGGCAGCTCCAGGATATCCACCACTCCCTCTGCGGCAGCTTCGTAGCATTCCAAGGACTCCTCGTCCATGGAGGTCTTGCGTTTCAGGGCCCTGTAGGCGTCGATCCCGTTCTGCTGCAGTAACTCGAACTCCGGCTGATATCTAGCGGAGTGTCCATCCCCGAGAAGCCATTCGATCTTTTCCATGGCGCCGTTGCGGTTCTTGATGCCCCACCATTCTTTTAGGCTATATGCATAGGATTCCTTGTCGTCATCGGTCATCGCCAGCGTTTCGCAGGGCTCGACGTTGGTCATTATCAGGACCGCCCCTATCGGCAGGTATTTCGCTTTCTCCGGAGGAGGAGTATGTTCCGCAATGAACTCCTCCAGTTCCTCATCGTCCATGTAGCCGCCTTCTTCTTCGAAGGCTTCCGCCAGTGCCTCTGCGGCGTTCGACGTGAGCGCCTCCATGTCGCTGGAGGAGTACAACTCTGCCATCAGCCTCTGTGTTTCCTCCTGCATTTTGGCCAGGTTCTCCGGAGTTGGATTCTGCATGTATTCCGTCTGCAACTGCATCATGCGCGCTTGAATCTCCGCCGCCGTCTGGATCGGGTCCTTACTGTTGTTTGCCATTTTCATACCCTCTTATTCTATCATTGAAGCTTCTTTTTGTATTCCTCGAATGCGGGGCCGATCAGCCCTGACGAAAGCCGTTTTGCCTGTTCAGCCATCCCCTTTTGAAGATAGGCGTCTATGGTTGCCAGCAGGACCGCCTGCTCGGCGGCTTCGGGGAAATGGTCGAAGAAATCCGCATCCATGGGGGTGAGGTATATTTTTTCCTTGATCTGCTCTTCCGTAAGCCGGATGTACGTTTCGCTGCTCTCGTTCATATTACGTTTAGCGGCCGACCTGCCTTTGAGCAGGTTCAGCGTCTGCTCGAAACAAGATATCGCAGCGGAGACGTCCCCGGACAGAAAATGACACAGCCCCAGAGCAAAACGTGCTTCGGGCGCTTTTTCCGCGCCGGGCTCCGACAGGATCAGGAACGCCTGAGCGCTCCGGCCCTGCCGCAGACATTTGATCGCAAAGGATATCCCGTCCTCGCCGCGCTTCCCGGCGGGTGCCGTTTGTGGGTTTGTATTGAAGCTCACTACGATATATAGACTACGGCCGTATTAAAAACCCACGGCGCATTTCAGAACGTTCTTTCTGTGCTGTCAAAAACAAATATATGCTTTTCCTATCTTTTCCCCAAAAGTGCGTATGCATTTGTGCTTCCGCCTGAAAGAGCTTTGAAGAACAGAGTGGCTGATAAAGATGAACTGGGATGACGCGATATGAAAGACATCTGCTTATTCGATCTGGACGGAACCCTGACGGACTCCGGGGCCGGCATAACACGATCGGTCAGCTATGCGCTGGAACACTTCGGGATCGGGGTGACGGACTTCGACGAGTTGAAAAAATTCATAGGTCCGCCGCTTCGCGATTCTTTCCGCGAGTACTGCAACCTTTCGGAGAAGGATACCGAGGCCGCTGTCAACAAATACCGCGAATATTATTCCAAAAAAGGCATCTTCGAGAACACTATTTATGAAGGCGTGGTCGAGGCGTTGGATATATTGAAGGGCGCCCGCATGACCATGGCGATCGTCACATCGAAACCGACCGTTTACGCCGAAAGGGTCGCCAGGCATTTCAAGATCGAAGGATATTTCGTCCTCATCGCGGGGAGCGAACTTGACGGCACACGCGTCCGTAAATCAGAGCTCATAGAATATGCCCTCGATATCATTGATCCTGAACGAAAGGGATCATCCGTCATGATAGGCGATCGCGAACATGACATAATCGGTGCAAGAGAAGCGGGGATCGACAGCATCGGCGTCACGTGGGGCTATGGTTCGCGCCGCGAGCTCAAAGAAGCGCAGGCAACGGCGGTAGTCGATTCGCCGAGCGAATTATGCGATACGATCCTGTCGGAATGAATTCTGAATTAAAGCAGCGGCGGGGAACGTGCTTCATTCTTCACCTGTCTCGATTCCCAAGATACTTTTCTCACAAACTGTTATCAGGGCCGTCGGGGCTGGTCGTTTTGTAAATGGATATCACTTCTTTTGTGCTCAGTTCCGTTTTGAAAGAAGTGGGACTCATGTGCGAAGGGGCCGCTTTTCCGGCCCGGTTCAAAGCTTCCATGAGGACTTCCATTCTCGGCGGGGACATCTTCGTGAAGGAAGACAGCTCGCTCACGTCATAAAGGAAGGGTTCATCGTCAAGCTCGTTCCTCCAAAGGTTCAGCATCTTCACGCATCGTCTTTCTTTCTCCAGATCACGGACCTCCATTCTTGAGAGAAGCGGCTTATCGTGCAGCGGGCCGAGCCAAAAGGGTCCCTTGTTGTGCTTTGAGTCCCTGTTTTCGGAGACAGACCTCTCAAGCGTATCGGGATCGTAATGCATGAATCCTATCTGTCCGAGGGAACGGTCGGTGGCAGCCGCGCCCTCTTCGACCTGAACATATGTCCTGAAGTAATGATCCGCATAGAAAGAAAGAAGGGGCTTCATACCTCTGTCGAATTTGGCCAATTCCTTTGCCAGGGAGCACATGAGGATGCGAAGCCCGCCTTCATGGCACATATATCCTCTTATGGGCTCTGATTGATATCTTCTTCTGCATTTACCTACCTGTGCTCCCGCCAGCGGCGCCGTGTCCGTAGCCGTTATGGCGATTATTCCTTTTTTTCTGCATCCTTTTATGGCTGGCTGAATGAAATGCACCGGGGATCCGAACGGATCGATGTCCACATAATCAAAAGAGGATTCCGAGAAAAGCACATGCAGGTCCCTGTTCGATGCAGTGCAGTTGGAAAGCGAGTTCAGCGCGATATTATGTTCTATGTAAGGGATGGCCTTCGGGTCTGCGTCGTTGGCTGTCACAAAAGTGTTCTCGACCTCGTTCGCGATCCTGACCCCGCGGGAGCCAGTTGCACTCATCGCGTCGGCGACCGAAATGGCGTTCCTCTGCAAAGCCCTCAGAAGCATTATGGTTATGTCCCTTCCGAACGCCATTTGTTCGTTGAAGAAAACGTCGGCGGTCCTTGTTCCGGGCCCGCGGAGCGAATGGATCTCCGGAACAAGCAGTCTTGTCCCGCCCTCTTTTATCTCAACACCCGGCGGCATCAGACATTTTCACCGTTCATAAGGCGCAGGATCTTGTACGGAAGGATGTTCCTGTTGGTTGGGGTCACTTCGAGGACCCTCACGTCATCCCTTCTCCTTATGTCCTGCAGAAGCGGATTCCTTGATTTTTTGTGAAGGGTCAGTATCATCGGCTTGTCGACATCCAGAGCTTCCTTCACCGCGTCTATGAACGCCTGGCTCTCTACCTCTACTTTGCCCACTTCGTCTATCACAATGATATCGCATTTTTCGCAGGCGGTCTTGATGGCGGCTATCCCCACCTGCTCGAACTTAGCCAGATCCACTCCGATCTTGCCTATCATTATCTTGCTTTCTATATCGGCGCTGGCAAAGACCTGTGTTTCCCCTGTCAGGATGTTCCTTACCGAGAACCCGATCTTCCGCTTTCCGTCGGTGAGGGGTTCGTCGATCATACCGCCTATGATCAGGTCATAATCCTTCAGCATCTCTATCACCCTGATAAGGGCGTATGTCTTCCCAGAACCGGGAAGGCCCGTGATGCCTATTTTGATGTCACTGATCATTCCAAAACCCCATGCCAGAATATCCTGTATGGGTTAAGGACTATAAATAATACAGGACCTTACCGCTGGGTTCAAAGCTCTGATATTGCTCGAACATATGAACTCAGACCCTATTATGTTCGAAGACTGTTCCTTTCCTCGAGAGGGACAATCCTTCGGCACGGCAGCCATACGGCGCCATGCTCTGAGACTTCGCTATGTGCGCTTTAGACGG
Protein-coding sequences here:
- a CDS encoding ankyrin repeat domain-containing protein, with protein sequence MYAEVKRKYEREGREAALEGYRKAIAENKDENLLNELAFLAADFAHTEALKLLFEAGVSPAATDKYAHTLLHHLAMCNESRHIPKQAGTVAEATAFLLDSKVSALRKDENRGMLCYHYAAENGTAEFVEVMAERGVKLNMGDKEGLTGIHIACGSGAGVKSAILDVGYKERDLENAQREYDKRVSRMKEQNKTDEEIAEDINKWMPNTPEKAKLKLEAAVQHLEDYFRVVKAFVTGGVEIDEKMLELAVENGAKKIAAYLSGTLSDDDDGSAITAGGMTLHQAAEKGDAEAIKAIALTGADLNGLKDEEEYKLGGRTPLAVACSFLKVNAVDALLSCGADPSFKDGRGMTAAAYMGSKATVNSAVFEEKLIPRIIKSMISTGMDINMLVDDKGNTLLVRWCAADRGSYHNRSSVKKDMLNEIMRYGADINIPNLSGETALMHACAGDFDTMENIQMVFLEQGADVAAADRNGDTALHHAVRNDDKHGAKVLSEMLLEFGADAKAINNSKKTALDIAVERNNEPLVKLLLSKM
- a CDS encoding DUF1266 domain-containing protein, producing the protein MANNSKDPIQTAAEIQARMMQLQTEYMQNPTPENLAKMQEETQRLMAELYSSSDMEALTSNAAEALAEAFEEEGGYMDDEELEEFIAEHTPPPEKAKYLPIGAVLIMTNVEPCETLAMTDDDKESYAYSLKEWWGIKNRNGAMEKIEWLLGDGHSARYQPEFELLQQNGIDAYRALKRKTSMDEESLECYEAAAEGVVDILELPESMVTGCKTIRAWDLDRVGLLARICTHVGYIKEDEAWEYMKRAAAQIKPLFKTWDEYVVSVLLGRAIALGVHQEPFICALELLTEKRAFLDKYPISNL
- a CDS encoding HAD family hydrolase encodes the protein MKDICLFDLDGTLTDSGAGITRSVSYALEHFGIGVTDFDELKKFIGPPLRDSFREYCNLSEKDTEAAVNKYREYYSKKGIFENTIYEGVVEALDILKGARMTMAIVTSKPTVYAERVARHFKIEGYFVLIAGSELDGTRVRKSELIEYALDIIDPERKGSSVMIGDREHDIIGAREAGIDSIGVTWGYGSRRELKEAQATAVVDSPSELCDTILSE
- a CDS encoding tRNA (guanine(26)-N(2))-dimethyltransferase; translated protein: MPPGVEIKEGGTRLLVPEIHSLRGPGTRTADVFFNEQMAFGRDITIMLLRALQRNAISVADAMSATGSRGVRIANEVENTFVTANDADPKAIPYIEHNIALNSLSNCTASNRDLHVLFSESSFDYVDIDPFGSPVHFIQPAIKGCRKKGIIAITATDTAPLAGAQVGKCRRRYQSEPIRGYMCHEGGLRILMCSLAKELAKFDRGMKPLLSFYADHYFRTYVQVEEGAAATDRSLGQIGFMHYDPDTLERSVSENRDSKHNKGPFWLGPLHDKPLLSRMEVRDLEKERRCVKMLNLWRNELDDEPFLYDVSELSSFTKMSPPRMEVLMEALNRAGKAAPSHMSPTSFKTELSTKEVISIYKTTSPDGPDNSL
- a CDS encoding NTPase, which gives rise to MISDIKIGITGLPGSGKTYALIRVIEMLKDYDLIIGGMIDEPLTDGKRKIGFSVRNILTGETQVFASADIESKIMIGKIGVDLAKFEQVGIAAIKTACEKCDIIVIDEVGKVEVESQAFIDAVKEALDVDKPMILTLHKKSRNPLLQDIRRRDDVRVLEVTPTNRNILPYKILRLMNGENV